GCATAGCAGTAGAAGAAATAGCGATGTTGTCTATCTGGTGGGCAGGGGCCTTCATAACAGGCTTTTCCTGAAGTGTTTAATCCTTGAACAGCAAAAATACTTGCGCCCTCTGCTAGTTCGGTTATGGTTGGAGAAAGGTTATACACCACCCAATGAATCCAAAGACCATCGGCTCGTAGACTTCTAGGCACATCGGGATCTTCAATGATCAATGCTATGCTTTTTGCTTCTGCAGGAACATCTTTAAATATTAGGGGTGGAGAAATGTTAACGCCTTGGCATGTATATTTTTTCGGAATTGGTTTTCCATAGTCAAATGCTGGTGAGAGTAATTGCATTATTCATCTCCGTTTAGATATCTAGATTTTGCAAAACATTGGATTTAGCATCTTCTTCCAGTCTAAGTAGGGCAACTTCCCCATTTGTAGATAATACATCCTTAAACAAAGCTACCAAAGCTATAGAATTTAGAATTACCATACCCGCAAACCCTGTATCAGAAAGACTCCAAATCAATCGCATGTCTACAATTCCTCCGAAAGGTATAACTGCAACAAACAGAATCTTTAGCCAGGAGTTAGCTCGTTTCCCAGGTATCATATATTCTAAACTTTTTTCTGCGCAAGCAAACCAAGTCAAAGCTGTTGTGTACCCAAATAAGGCCATCGCAAGAATAACAACAAGCCCTCCGAGAGATCCCAGACTTGATTTAAAGGCATGCAGCACCATAAGCGTTCCTTCTTGTCCCGAAGCATAGGCTCCAGACACAATAAGTACGAGAGTTGTAATCGAACAGACCACCATAACAATAACGGGTGGCAAAAGAGTAACCAAACCATCAATCACAGGATTCTTACTTTGAGAGTCGGATTGTAAAATTGATACCATACCACTACCGCAATCAGTTGCCATGATGGCACGGCTCATTCCTGTTGAGATTACTTGAGTTATTGTATAACCTCCCAGACCTGCAACAGTAGCTTTTATTCCAAATGCGGACGAAATAATAAGTTTTAATGCAGGAAGAATCATAGAACTGTGTTGCGCAAGAATCACAAGACAAGAAATTGCATAGAAGCCGGCGATAAAAGGAATAACTCTAGCTGAGAATCTAAGAATACGCGTATTTCCTCCTACAAGCACAGGAAGAATTGTTAAAGCAAGAATAAAACCTATCAAGAATTTCAGGGGCACACTTTCAGCACAAAGAGGCACAATACAATTAATTTGTGCAAAATTTCCTGCTGAAAATGCTGTGATAATTGTAAATATACAGAAGAGACCAGCAAGGAATTTACTCCCCATACCATAGGCTAGGCATGCCGTTGGCCCTCCGATAAACTCTCCTGATTTCCCGCGAAGTTTACGATATTTTATTCCTAAAAACGATCCCGAATATTGAACAATTGCTCCTAAGAGAGCTGCTATCCAAATCCAAACTAAAGCACCTGGACCTCCGCAAGCAATAGCGATAGCCATACCCGCGATATTCCCTGTACCAAAATTACCAGCAAGGATCCCCGCTACAGCTTCATAACGAGATACCTTACCGTCTTCCGTAGACGGGCTCTCTTGTTTATTTTTTAACATGAGATTAAAGCCAAGCTTTAATCCTGTGAATTGTAAACCGCGAAGTTTCCATGTTAATAACCCACCAAGAAATAAAATCACGGGGAATACACAGAAAGAAATGCAAAAATTATTTAATTGTTCTAGAAAATGTAACATTGGTCTCTCTTTTTATTGCTAATAGTGTTCTTAATGGAAGATCACAGCAAAATTAGCTCGTAGCTTCCTCTCCTTGTTTAGGGGAAAGGAAGCTTCGTTGTAGAGAGCTTAAGAAGGTTGAGATATCACGATATCTAAAAGCTCAGGCCACCTTTCCCCTTGCACAATGGAGGCAACGGTCCCGGAATCCAATCCTAAGGTGGAGGCAAAAGCAGCGATATCTTCTTCTGTGATAACACCCTGAGAAGCAGCTTGAGAAAACACTTCGCTTAATTCAGATATGAACATATTCCAAATCCAATCACGGCCTTGCATTTTCTTCATACCTTCAATCAATGAAGGATGTTCAGCTAACAGTTTTAATAGAGCCAAAGGGTGAAGTTCTCTGATACGGTTTAAAGCGCTCTTAATCTCACTTTGAGACATAGCTAATGAAATAGAAGACTTTTCAGAAGCAGCGTCAATGACGAAAGAGATGTCTCTTTTGTCTTGATCTGTTATTTGAGCTTCGTATTTCTTAAAGTTAGCTTGCACTTTCTGTGTGTCCTTCTTAGATTGACTACGTCGAGCAAATAATCTTCGCGAACGACGTGAAGGCTTCTTTTCACTTTCCGTGAGTATAACAGATTCGTTATTTATGTCCTTTGAGTTTTTTGAGCTCTGCTTGGATCCATAAGGGTTCAAGCAGCAACTACTCAAACTCAAGAGCAATACCAAACCGCCAAAACTGTACTTATAGATGTATTTTTTCATTACTTTAGTTAAATTTAAAATTAAAAGTTATACTATTATATCACAAACACATTAAAAATAGTGCGTATTTGCATTTTTATTTTTTAATATTAAGATTTTTAACACCATAACGATATCTCACTGGCTTCTCTCTGGGAAATGATTCTTGAGTTTCTCGGGTTGATTTGTTATTGGCCATTTTGTTATCAACATGGGGCATTTAGTTAATCCTCTTTATCAAGAGAAATTAACAAAACAATTAGGTGCCAGAGGATCTTATGTTAAAAATCCTTATAATTCGAAGCTGTTCTTGTTTAGCAGCTTGTCTTTTAAGCTTTCCTTACATTTCTTACGGAGCTCCGACTTCATCAGCGATGCTCTCCATGAATATGCCTTCTGGCAAAGGGAAAATAGGGTCTGATGCTTGGATCGAACACAAGCTACGTCAATATCCAGAATTACTTTGGTTAACAGAGCCATCGGCTGCGGCAAGTATTACCTCAACATCTAAAACAGCTTATTCTTTATCACTGTTTGATAAAAAAATCCCTGCTTTTGATGTGGCTATACGCAGTTTGATATATCTCCATTTATTAATACAGGGTTCACGCCAATCTTACGCTCAACTCTGTCAGTTACAGCCATCAGAAGATAGCATCACTTTTAAGCAATTCCAAACTACCCACAGGCAGTTGATTTATTTCTTAAACTCTCCCAAACATTTTGATAACACTCTAAAAATCTTAGAAACAGCCATTGTTTTAAAACATATGGGGTGCTCTGCAAAAGCTGCTGCAAACTTTAAGCCTTACTTCACAGAGTCTCGTGCTGATGCTTTTTATGCGAAAGCCTTACATGTGTTAAAGGCGTTTCCAGAATTAAGCCCCTCTTATTCTCGACTATCTCCTGAACAAAAAGAGGTATTCGTCGCTTTACGCCGTTTAGCTGATTATGATTCTCTCTTCAATCTTACAACAATGCCGAGCGCTCAACTTTTATCCATTGGCAGGGCCAAGCGTCCTTTAGTAGTTCTAGATTTATATCTCTATTCTCTGGATATCTGCGGAGAAAACAATTGTTCCCAAGAATTTTACTATAATTTCGCTCCTTTATTATCCATGTTGCAACAACATGCTACTGTAGAGGAGGCCTTTTCCCGTTACTTCACATACAGAGCAAATCGTTTAGGATTTGAAGGATCTTGCCGCAGTGATATGGCTTTGGTACGTTTAGCAACCCTTATGGAACTTTCACCTGTAGAAGCTAATGCTCTTACTTGGAGTTTTAAAAATCTCCCTATTGATGAATCAGAAAGTTTAGTAGACAGTTTCTATACACCACAAGGCGAACACGTTCCTTTAGAAATCCGAGGCCTTCCTAACCTCATTACTGGTTTACTACAGGCAAATCACGGAACAGCAACAGCAAGTCCTGAAAGTCGTTTACGTCAAGTTTACTCTACAGCATTATCTTTGGTAGTAAAAAGTTTGCGTGTTCACAAGGATATGCTAAAAAAGCAATTGCTTGACCAAGCAACTGTTTTAGACTTTTCAGAAACTACAGTTTCTTGTGGAGGCTTGGATATCTTTTCTGAGAATATTGCTGTGCGAGTGCACTTAAATGGTTCTGTTAGCGTTACACTTTAAAGTGCAACGCTACGTTACTATAATTTTTTAAAAAGATCAGCCATTTCTAAAGCTGTTTTCATCCCAGAAATCCCTAAATTTGATCCTTTAATTCCTGCGCGTTGCCATGCAGAATCTATACAAGGTGCTGTGATGACTGAAAAGGTAATTGGGAGATTAAATTCTATAGATAATTCGCTAATCCTTGCTGAAACCTGATCAGCTATATGATCATAATGTGTGGTTTCACCTTTAATAAGGACACCACAGGCTACTATAGCATCATACTCTATACCTGACGTAAGAAGTTTCTTTAGTGTACAAGGAATCTCAAACGATCCGGGAACACGTACTATGGTCAACATATCTTCTGTTCCCCCTAGATCCAGAAAAGTCTGTTGTGCTCCTGAAACTAATGCGTCGGCTATAGGTCCGTTAAAACACGCTCCAACGATAGCAACGCGCATGCCTTTTGCCGATGCTATCCCTTTAAATGTTGTCATATAATCCTAGATTATCTTGTGTTTACTTCCTCAATGTAAGGAAAGTCTATCCAATGCCCCATACGCTCTTTTTTTGTGCGTAGGTAGTATTCGTTTTCTTCAGAGACATTGATTGGGAGAGCGATTCTATCAACAATCTCCAACCCAAAACCCTGAAGTCCGAAATATTTGTGAGGATTATGGGTAATCAATTTGATCTTTGTCAATCCTAGATCAACTAAAATCTGGGCTCCTATTCCATACTCCCTAGAATCTACGGGGAAGCCGATTTCTAGATTGGCATCAACAGTGTCATAACCACGATCTTGTAAAGCATAAGCACGAACCTTATGACCTAAACCAATACCACGCCCTTCCTGCCCACGTAGGTAAACCACAACGCCCTCTCCTTCCAATCCAATATATTCCATAGCAGAGCGTAGCTGATGTCCACAGTCACAACGTATAGATCCCATAATATCCCCAGTGAGACATTCGGAATGTACACGAACAAGAACATTTTCTTTTCCCTTTATATCACCCTTCACCAGAGCAATATGTTGAATACCATCAAGAAGAGACTCGTAAACATGAATATTGAAATCACCGTATTCTGTAGGAAGACGGGCTGACGAAACAGGAATCACTAACCTTTCAGACAACATCCGATAGGCTATCAAATCAGAGATGGAGATTACTGACAGTTTATGTTGTTTAGCAAATTCTATAATTTGAGGAAGACGCATCATGGTATGGTCTTCATTAACAAGCTCTGAAAGAACCCCACAAGGCTGCATATTCGCTAAACGCATAAGATCCAAAGCAGCTTCTGTATGTCCAGCACGTTTTAATACGCCTCCTGGAGTGCCTACTAGAGGGAAAAAATGTCCTGGACGGACAAAATCTTCAGGACAACTATTAGGATCGGATAATAACTCTACAACTTTCGTTCTATCTGCCGCAGAAACTCCTGTGGTTATACCTTTAGCAGCATCTACTGAAACTGTGAATGCTGTATGATAACGACAACGATTATCTTCAACCATAGGAGGGAATTCTAAATCTTTTATTCTCTCGGGCTCTAGAGAAGCACAAATAATTCCTGTCGTATATTTAAGAAGAAAAGTCATTTTTTCTACGGTCATCTTTTCACCAGCGATGATAAGATCACCTTCATCTTCTCTCGAAGCTTCATCAACAACAATAACAAATTTCCCCTGGGAGATATCTGCGATTGCCTTTTCTATTGGGACAAAACATGATGCACATGAATCCTCTCCGGCTTTTATCACTAGGGTTCCTCCCAATTACTGACCTCTATCCTCTAGGAATG
This portion of the Chlamydia crocodili genome encodes:
- a CDS encoding YbhB/YbcL family Raf kinase inhibitor-like protein, which encodes MQLLSPAFDYGKPIPKKYTCQGVNISPPLIFKDVPAEAKSIALIIEDPDVPRSLRADGLWIHWVVYNLSPTITELAEGASIFAVQGLNTSGKACYEGPCPPDRQHRYFFYCYALDTILPAEENVTRDQLLEVMENHVVDSAELMGTYEKS
- a CDS encoding alanine/glycine:cation symporter family protein — protein: MLHFLEQLNNFCISFCVFPVILFLGGLLTWKLRGLQFTGLKLGFNLMLKNKQESPSTEDGKVSRYEAVAGILAGNFGTGNIAGMAIAIACGGPGALVWIWIAALLGAIVQYSGSFLGIKYRKLRGKSGEFIGGPTACLAYGMGSKFLAGLFCIFTIITAFSAGNFAQINCIVPLCAESVPLKFLIGFILALTILPVLVGGNTRILRFSARVIPFIAGFYAISCLVILAQHSSMILPALKLIISSAFGIKATVAGLGGYTITQVISTGMSRAIMATDCGSGMVSILQSDSQSKNPVIDGLVTLLPPVIVMVVCSITTLVLIVSGAYASGQEGTLMVLHAFKSSLGSLGGLVVILAMALFGYTTALTWFACAEKSLEYMIPGKRANSWLKILFVAVIPFGGIVDMRLIWSLSDTGFAGMVILNSIALVALFKDVLSTNGEVALLRLEEDAKSNVLQNLDI
- the ribH gene encoding 6,7-dimethyl-8-ribityllumazine synthase → MTTFKGIASAKGMRVAIVGACFNGPIADALVSGAQQTFLDLGGTEDMLTIVRVPGSFEIPCTLKKLLTSGIEYDAIVACGVLIKGETTHYDHIADQVSARISELSIEFNLPITFSVITAPCIDSAWQRAGIKGSNLGISGMKTALEMADLFKKL
- a CDS encoding bifunctional 3,4-dihydroxy-2-butanone-4-phosphate synthase/GTP cyclohydrolase II, giving the protein MIKAGEDSCASCFVPIEKAIADISQGKFVIVVDEASREDEGDLIIAGEKMTVEKMTFLLKYTTGIICASLEPERIKDLEFPPMVEDNRCRYHTAFTVSVDAAKGITTGVSAADRTKVVELLSDPNSCPEDFVRPGHFFPLVGTPGGVLKRAGHTEAALDLMRLANMQPCGVLSELVNEDHTMMRLPQIIEFAKQHKLSVISISDLIAYRMLSERLVIPVSSARLPTEYGDFNIHVYESLLDGIQHIALVKGDIKGKENVLVRVHSECLTGDIMGSIRCDCGHQLRSAMEYIGLEGEGVVVYLRGQEGRGIGLGHKVRAYALQDRGYDTVDANLEIGFPVDSREYGIGAQILVDLGLTKIKLITHNPHKYFGLQGFGLEIVDRIALPINVSEENEYYLRTKKERMGHWIDFPYIEEVNTR